In one Mesorhizobium australicum genomic region, the following are encoded:
- a CDS encoding inositol monophosphatase family protein: protein MPRSAIINVMVQAATKAGRSLSRDFGEVQNLQVSLKGPGDFVSQADKRAEEIIHTELSRSRPDYSFLMEESGEVVGSDSQHRFIIDPLDGTTNFLHGIPIFAVSIGLERQGQIVAGVIYNPAMDELYTAERGGGAFLNDRRLRVGARRKLADSVIGTGIPHLGRGHHGNFLIEMRHVMGEVAGVRRMGAAALDLAYVAAGRLDGFWETGLQPWDMAAGILMIREAGGFVSDGDGGTDMLEKGSIVAGNEIIQKTLLQTIRKPLPRTT, encoded by the coding sequence ATGCCGCGTTCGGCGATCATCAACGTCATGGTTCAGGCCGCCACCAAGGCCGGCCGCTCGCTTTCACGCGATTTCGGCGAGGTGCAGAACCTGCAGGTCTCGCTGAAGGGACCCGGCGACTTCGTCAGCCAGGCCGACAAGCGCGCCGAAGAGATCATCCACACCGAGCTGTCGCGCTCGCGGCCTGACTATTCGTTCCTGATGGAGGAGAGCGGCGAGGTGGTCGGCTCCGACAGCCAGCATCGCTTCATCATCGATCCGCTCGACGGCACAACCAACTTCCTGCACGGCATCCCGATCTTCGCCGTGTCGATCGGGCTTGAACGGCAGGGGCAGATCGTTGCCGGTGTGATCTACAATCCGGCGATGGACGAGCTTTACACCGCCGAGCGCGGCGGCGGCGCGTTCCTGAACGACCGGCGCCTGCGCGTCGGCGCACGGCGCAAGCTTGCCGACAGCGTCATCGGTACAGGCATCCCGCATCTCGGCCGCGGCCATCACGGCAATTTTCTGATCGAGATGCGCCACGTGATGGGCGAGGTCGCCGGCGTGCGGCGGATGGGTGCCGCGGCGCTCGACCTTGCCTATGTGGCGGCCGGCCGGCTCGACGGTTTCTGGGAAACGGGCCTGCAGCCCTGGGACATGGCGGCCGGCATCCTGATGATCCGCGAGGCCGGCGGCTTCGTCTCCGACGGCGACGGCGGCACCGACATGCTGGAGAAGGGTTCGATCGTCGCCGGCAACGAGATCATCCAGAAGACGCTGCTGCAGACCATCCGCAAGCCGCTGCCGCGCACGACCTGA
- the efp gene encoding elongation factor P produces the protein MAKISGSEIRPGTVIEHDGGLWAAVKTNTVKPGKGGAYNQVELKNLINGTKLNERFRSAETVEQVQLELKDFSFLYEEGDALVFMDTESYEQLELAKDFVGDRAAFLQDGMMVTVQLYEERPIGIALPDHVTLTVTEADPVVRGQTAASSYKPAVLENGIRVLVPPFIEAGERILVDTNEISYMRRAD, from the coding sequence ATGGCCAAGATCAGCGGCAGCGAAATCCGTCCAGGCACGGTGATCGAGCATGACGGCGGGCTCTGGGCCGCGGTGAAGACCAACACCGTCAAGCCCGGCAAGGGCGGCGCCTACAACCAGGTCGAGCTCAAGAACCTCATCAACGGCACCAAGCTCAACGAGCGCTTCCGCTCGGCCGAGACCGTGGAACAGGTGCAGCTCGAGCTGAAGGACTTCTCCTTCCTCTACGAGGAGGGCGACGCGCTGGTGTTCATGGATACCGAGTCCTACGAGCAGCTCGAACTCGCCAAGGATTTCGTCGGCGACCGCGCCGCCTTCCTGCAGGACGGGATGATGGTGACGGTGCAGCTTTACGAGGAAAGGCCGATCGGCATCGCGCTGCCCGACCACGTGACGCTGACGGTCACCGAAGCCGATCCGGTGGTGCGGGGCCAGACGGCCGCCTCGTCCTACAAGCCCGCGGTTTTGGAGAACGGCATCCGCGTGCTTGTTCCGCCCTTCATCGAGGCCGGCGAGCGTATCCTCGTCGACACCAACGAAATCAGCTACATGCGCAGGGCCGACTAG
- a CDS encoding SEL1-like repeat protein has protein sequence MRRTTPALLLAALIASPLSAAAQEPKPSQEPTDAIAAPAKPDEPAPAANAVAPVTPVTPPAPTESSPQASPPPSPAAPTEAARPGIDPNRFGERLPDNVFGAFQRGEYITAFNLALPRAQAGDPAAMTLVAEIFARGLGVPKDEKKAVEWYEKAAHAGVSEAKFQYALILLDGRLVKRDVPRARELMQAAADEGNRLAQFNLAQIIIDREPGPAGQLKAVEYYMKAAEAGLADAQYAVAQIYANGAGGITQDLPEARKWLILAARQGFDTAQVDLATWLVEGKGGARDMKAGFGWMHRAAQGGNVAAQNRLAKLYVEGLGVEPDIIEGTAWYIRARRAGLSDYYMDDVMNGLTDEEQKKAIERANRLR, from the coding sequence ATGAGACGAACGACGCCCGCCCTGCTTCTTGCCGCGCTGATCGCGTCGCCTCTGTCGGCTGCCGCGCAGGAGCCGAAGCCGTCGCAGGAACCCACCGACGCGATCGCTGCGCCCGCCAAGCCTGACGAGCCGGCGCCGGCCGCGAACGCCGTCGCGCCGGTGACACCGGTCACGCCGCCCGCGCCGACCGAGTCGTCGCCCCAGGCGTCACCGCCGCCGAGCCCCGCCGCGCCGACGGAAGCTGCGCGGCCGGGCATCGATCCGAACCGCTTCGGCGAGCGGCTGCCGGACAATGTGTTCGGAGCGTTCCAGCGCGGCGAATACATCACGGCCTTCAACCTGGCGCTGCCGCGCGCGCAGGCCGGTGATCCGGCGGCCATGACGCTGGTCGCCGAGATCTTTGCGCGCGGGCTCGGCGTGCCGAAGGACGAGAAGAAGGCGGTTGAGTGGTATGAGAAGGCGGCGCACGCGGGCGTGTCCGAGGCGAAGTTCCAATATGCGCTGATCCTGCTCGACGGGCGGCTGGTCAAGCGCGACGTGCCGCGGGCGCGGGAACTGATGCAGGCGGCGGCCGACGAAGGCAACCGGCTGGCGCAGTTCAACCTGGCGCAGATCATCATCGACCGCGAGCCCGGCCCGGCGGGCCAGCTCAAGGCGGTTGAATACTACATGAAGGCCGCCGAGGCAGGGCTGGCCGACGCGCAATATGCCGTCGCGCAGATCTACGCCAACGGTGCTGGCGGCATCACGCAGGACCTGCCAGAGGCGCGCAAGTGGCTGATACTTGCCGCGCGGCAGGGCTTCGACACAGCGCAGGTGGACCTCGCGACGTGGCTGGTCGAGGGCAAGGGCGGCGCGCGCGACATGAAGGCCGGCTTCGGCTGGATGCACCGCGCGGCGCAGGGCGGCAATGTCGCGGCGCAGAACCGGCTCGCCAAGCTCTATGTCGAGGGGCTCGGAGTCGAGCCGGACATCATCGAAGGAACCGCCTGGTATATCCGCGCCCGCCGCGCCGGCCTCTCCGACTACTACATGGACGACGTGATGAACGGGCTGACCGACGAAGAGCAGAAGAAGGCGATCGAGCGGGCGAACCGCCTCAGATAG
- a CDS encoding thiamine phosphate synthase — MTDELPNRCRLVLIADPKKGGGMEAPRVLDALSGGDVASLILVGGAVEDAEFQKYCEAIVPDAQARGVAVLISGDSRIVGRVGADGIHLETGKAEIDAAVRKHDGRLIVGAGGAKTRHDALELGEAQPDYIFFGRFGFDADPAPHPRNLDLSRWWAEIVNVPCIAQGGSEIASAEAVAATGAEFVALSSAIFNGTMKPSEAVAAVNELLDRTAPRFEEE; from the coding sequence ATGACCGACGAACTGCCGAACCGCTGCCGCCTCGTTCTCATTGCCGACCCGAAGAAGGGCGGCGGGATGGAGGCACCGCGCGTCCTCGACGCGCTGTCCGGCGGCGACGTCGCCTCGCTGATCCTTGTCGGAGGCGCCGTCGAGGATGCGGAGTTCCAGAAATACTGCGAGGCGATCGTTCCCGACGCGCAGGCGAGGGGGGTGGCCGTGCTGATTTCCGGCGACAGCCGCATCGTCGGCCGCGTCGGTGCCGACGGTATCCACCTGGAGACTGGCAAGGCGGAGATCGACGCGGCGGTGCGCAAGCATGACGGACGGCTGATCGTCGGCGCGGGTGGGGCCAAGACGCGCCACGACGCGCTCGAGCTCGGCGAGGCGCAGCCGGATTACATCTTCTTCGGCCGTTTCGGCTTCGACGCCGATCCCGCGCCGCATCCGCGCAACCTCGACCTGTCGCGGTGGTGGGCGGAGATCGTCAACGTGCCGTGCATCGCGCAGGGCGGATCGGAGATCGCCTCCGCCGAGGCCGTGGCCGCGACCGGGGCGGAGTTCGTCGCCCTGTCGTCCGCGATCTTCAACGGGACGATGAAGCCCTCCGAGGCGGTCGCGGCGGTGAACGAACTGCTCGACCGCACCGCTCCGAGGTTCGAGGAAGAATGA
- a CDS encoding sulfite exporter TauE/SafE family protein produces the protein MIPLISDPIFYAVAVPAVILVGLSKGGLGGAAGFIGVPMMALATSPVQAAAILLPILLLMDAVSLWTWRGGYDRTILAQTIPGSLVGIGLGWLTAAIVSAGMVRLMLGVVAIVFVGRWLYTLARRTGHIRQQPNAAKGAFWGVVSGYTSFVAHAGGPPFQVYTLPLRLDPRVFTSTGVYFFAFMNVVKLVPYFALGQFDRTNLATSLLLMPLAPLATLAGAWVVRRMRPDVFYPFTYGVMALIAAKLVWDGVSAILP, from the coding sequence ATGATTCCCCTGATCTCCGACCCGATCTTCTACGCCGTCGCCGTCCCGGCGGTCATCCTCGTCGGGCTGTCCAAGGGCGGGCTGGGCGGCGCCGCCGGCTTCATCGGCGTGCCGATGATGGCGCTGGCGACATCGCCGGTCCAGGCGGCGGCGATCCTGCTGCCGATCCTCCTCCTGATGGATGCGGTGTCGCTCTGGACCTGGCGCGGCGGCTACGACCGGACGATTCTCGCCCAGACCATCCCCGGCTCGCTGGTCGGCATCGGGCTTGGCTGGCTCACTGCCGCGATCGTCTCCGCCGGCATGGTGCGCCTCATGCTCGGCGTCGTCGCGATCGTCTTCGTCGGCCGCTGGCTCTACACGCTGGCGCGCCGCACCGGGCACATCCGCCAGCAGCCGAACGCGGCAAAGGGCGCGTTCTGGGGCGTCGTCTCCGGCTATACGAGCTTCGTGGCGCATGCCGGCGGGCCGCCCTTCCAGGTCTACACGTTGCCGCTGCGGCTCGACCCGCGCGTGTTCACCAGTACCGGCGTCTACTTCTTCGCCTTCATGAATGTGGTGAAGCTCGTGCCCTATTTCGCCCTCGGCCAGTTCGACCGGACCAATCTCGCGACCTCGCTGCTCTTGATGCCGCTGGCGCCGCTCGCGACGCTGGCGGGAGCCTGGGTCGTGCGCAGGATGCGGCCGGACGTGTTCTATCCCTTCACCTACGGTGTGATGGCGCTGATCGCAGCCAAGCTCGTATGGGACGGCGTATCGGCAATTCTACCATGA
- a CDS encoding acyl-CoA synthetase: protein MKNPYEQGLDRNQANHQPLTPLTYLERAARTYPDHVAIIHGSSRTSYRDFWRRSLKLADALSKRGIGKGDTVTVMLSNTPPMLECHFGVPMVKAVLHSLNTRLDAAIVAFQLDHAETKILIVDREFSAIVADALKLAKVKPLVIDYDDPEYAADAPYPKGDRIGSIDYEAFVAEGSEEFAWSMPDDEWDSIALNYTSGTTGNPKGVVYHHRGAALMAYANTIHAAMARHCVYLWTLPMFHCNGWCFPWTLAVTAGTHVCLRWVRAKAMYDAIADHGVTHLCGAPIVMSTLINAPDEQKRDFPQTVTFNTAAAPPPEAVLAGMADAGFAVTHLYGLTETYGPAVVNEWHSEWDALDKNGRAAKKARQGVRYAALEGLTVLDPETMQPTPADGETIGEVMFRGNIVMKGYLKNKAATDEAFEGGWFHSGDLGVMHPDGYIQLKDRSKDIIISGGENISSIEVEDALYKHPAVASCGVVARHDDKWGEVPVAYVELKPGRTATEAEILDHCRGLLARFKVPKAVIFSEIPKTSTGKIQKFRLRDMAKAG, encoded by the coding sequence ATGAAGAACCCTTACGAGCAGGGTCTCGATCGCAACCAGGCGAACCACCAGCCGCTGACGCCGCTGACCTATCTGGAGCGAGCGGCGCGGACCTATCCAGATCACGTCGCGATCATCCACGGCAGCTCGCGCACCAGCTACCGCGACTTCTGGCGCCGCTCGCTGAAGCTGGCGGACGCGCTGTCGAAACGGGGCATCGGCAAGGGCGACACCGTGACAGTGATGCTGTCCAACACGCCGCCGATGCTCGAATGCCATTTCGGCGTGCCGATGGTGAAGGCGGTGCTTCATTCGCTCAACACCCGCCTCGACGCGGCGATCGTCGCTTTCCAGCTCGACCACGCCGAGACGAAAATCCTGATTGTCGACCGCGAATTCTCGGCCATTGTCGCCGACGCGCTGAAGCTCGCCAAGGTGAAGCCGCTGGTCATCGACTATGACGATCCGGAATACGCCGCGGATGCTCCTTATCCGAAGGGCGACCGGATTGGTTCGATCGACTACGAAGCCTTCGTCGCTGAAGGCAGCGAGGAGTTCGCGTGGTCGATGCCCGACGACGAATGGGACTCGATTGCGCTCAACTATACGTCGGGCACCACCGGCAACCCGAAGGGCGTGGTCTACCATCATCGTGGCGCGGCGTTGATGGCTTATGCGAACACCATCCACGCCGCTATGGCCAGGCACTGCGTCTATCTCTGGACGCTGCCGATGTTCCACTGCAACGGCTGGTGCTTTCCCTGGACGCTGGCGGTGACCGCGGGCACCCATGTCTGCCTGCGCTGGGTGCGCGCCAAGGCGATGTACGACGCCATCGCCGACCATGGCGTGACGCATCTGTGCGGCGCCCCGATCGTCATGTCGACGCTGATCAACGCGCCGGATGAGCAGAAGCGCGACTTCCCGCAGACGGTGACCTTCAACACCGCCGCAGCACCGCCGCCCGAGGCCGTGCTGGCGGGCATGGCCGACGCCGGCTTCGCGGTGACGCATCTCTACGGCCTGACCGAGACCTACGGCCCGGCGGTGGTGAACGAATGGCATTCCGAATGGGACGCGCTGGACAAGAACGGCCGCGCGGCGAAGAAGGCGCGCCAGGGCGTGCGCTATGCCGCTCTCGAAGGGCTGACCGTGCTCGACCCGGAGACCATGCAGCCGACGCCCGCCGACGGCGAGACGATCGGCGAGGTCATGTTCCGCGGCAACATCGTCATGAAGGGCTACCTGAAGAACAAGGCGGCCACCGACGAGGCCTTCGAAGGCGGCTGGTTCCATTCCGGCGACCTGGGCGTGATGCATCCGGACGGCTACATCCAGCTCAAGGACCGCTCCAAGGACATCATCATCTCCGGCGGCGAGAACATCTCCTCGATCGAGGTCGAGGACGCGCTCTACAAGCACCCGGCCGTCGCCTCCTGCGGCGTCGTGGCCCGCCATGACGACAAGTGGGGCGAGGTTCCGGTGGCCTATGTCGAGCTGAAGCCGGGCAGGACGGCCACCGAAGCCGAGATCCTCGATCATTGCCGCGGCCTGCTCGCCCGGTTCAAGGTGCCGAAGGCGGTGATCTTCTCGGAGATCCCCAAGACCTCGACCGGCAAGATCCAGAAGTTCCGGCTGCGCGATATGGCGAAAGCGGGCTGA
- a CDS encoding DUF2269 family protein produces MDWYSIVKFGHVICALIWVGGGFAMMLNGVFAVRAGDAEGTMRAIRLSSDLGGRLMVPASMLTLLFGLVLCWFWVGFTDLWIVIGLGGYAATFLIGLFYFKPTSERVAAMVERDGITPAALADGKAMLRVARFDYAVMIVVVADMVLKPTFGDTVLLTAMAVVLLAGAAVAFAPWGETAPSEA; encoded by the coding sequence ATGGACTGGTATTCGATCGTCAAATTCGGACATGTGATCTGCGCGCTCATCTGGGTCGGCGGCGGCTTTGCGATGATGCTCAACGGCGTGTTCGCCGTCAGGGCAGGGGATGCGGAGGGCACCATGCGCGCGATCCGCCTGTCGTCGGACCTCGGCGGAAGGCTGATGGTTCCGGCCTCGATGCTGACTCTCCTCTTCGGCCTGGTCCTGTGCTGGTTCTGGGTCGGCTTCACCGACCTGTGGATCGTCATCGGTCTTGGCGGCTACGCTGCGACCTTCCTGATCGGGCTGTTCTATTTCAAGCCGACATCGGAGCGCGTGGCGGCGATGGTCGAGCGCGACGGCATCACCCCTGCCGCGCTGGCCGACGGCAAGGCAATGCTCAGGGTCGCGCGGTTCGACTATGCGGTCATGATCGTGGTGGTCGCCGACATGGTGTTGAAGCCGACCTTCGGCGACACGGTCCTGCTCACGGCCATGGCGGTCGTGCTGCTGGCCGGAGCGGCGGTGGCCTTCGCCCCTTGGGGCGAGACGGCGCCGTCGGAAGCCTGA
- a CDS encoding DUF1465 family protein, with protein sequence MNDAGAEGAKTIRLAERRIFSPSFKPLYNEGMGLVEQAAEYLDGQGRVEAKRLSRIAATLYAAESMRLTTRLMQIASWLLLQRAANSGEMTRDQVASEKSKVRLDTASAQDNAPGWPELPGDFVALVHRSLKLQSLIRRMDEEIYGAPAAVIAQPPRTSNPVSDQIMLLNTAFARG encoded by the coding sequence ATGAATGACGCTGGCGCGGAGGGGGCCAAGACCATAAGGCTCGCAGAGCGCAGGATTTTCTCGCCGTCCTTCAAGCCGCTCTACAATGAAGGCATGGGGTTGGTCGAACAGGCGGCCGAATATCTCGACGGCCAGGGCCGGGTCGAGGCGAAGCGCCTGTCGCGCATCGCCGCGACGCTCTATGCCGCCGAATCGATGCGGCTCACCACCCGCCTGATGCAGATCGCCTCCTGGCTGCTGCTGCAGCGCGCGGCCAATTCCGGCGAGATGACGCGCGATCAGGTCGCCTCGGAGAAATCCAAGGTGCGGCTGGACACGGCCTCTGCCCAGGACAATGCGCCGGGCTGGCCCGAGCTTCCGGGCGATTTCGTCGCGCTCGTCCATCGCTCGCTGAAGCTCCAGTCGCTCATCCGCCGCATGGACGAGGAGATCTACGGCGCACCCGCGGCCGTGATCGCACAGCCGCCGCGCACATCGAATCCGGTCTCCGACCAGATCATGCTCCTGAACACGGCTTTCGCACGCGGCTGA
- a CDS encoding sulfite exporter TauE/SafE family protein, translating into MQLPSFDGLFLILAVTVLVAGFARGLSGFGTGLIVAPVAGALYGPKAAFVILVIIDSLPTIPVTIPALRIAVWRDVLPAVAGLMLFIPAGVFILTIADPVVLRWFICIAILLCAVALWRGWRYRGERTPPKSFGVGAMAGVLSGIAQIPGPPVLVYWLASPLPSAIIRSNLLSLFFISELMSFATAWTSGLFEAPVVAIALGATPVYFAGLLAGWAAHGRTSDAHYRQITLSLVVLSAFLALPWSDIASAAGL; encoded by the coding sequence ATGCAATTGCCATCGTTCGACGGCCTGTTTCTGATCCTCGCCGTGACGGTGCTCGTCGCCGGCTTCGCCCGCGGTCTGTCAGGCTTCGGCACCGGCCTCATCGTCGCGCCGGTCGCGGGAGCTCTCTACGGACCAAAAGCCGCATTCGTGATTCTCGTCATCATCGATTCCCTGCCGACGATCCCGGTCACGATCCCAGCCCTGCGGATAGCCGTCTGGCGCGACGTGCTGCCGGCAGTCGCGGGGCTGATGCTGTTCATCCCGGCGGGGGTCTTCATCCTGACCATCGCCGACCCGGTTGTCCTGCGATGGTTCATCTGCATCGCAATCCTTCTGTGCGCCGTGGCCTTGTGGCGCGGCTGGCGATATCGGGGCGAGCGCACCCCGCCAAAGTCTTTCGGCGTCGGCGCGATGGCCGGCGTGCTGTCCGGGATCGCCCAGATTCCGGGTCCGCCAGTGCTGGTCTACTGGCTGGCGTCGCCTTTGCCGTCGGCGATCATTCGCTCCAACCTTCTGTCGCTATTCTTCATTTCGGAACTGATGTCCTTCGCGACCGCGTGGACGTCCGGCCTGTTCGAGGCTCCCGTCGTCGCCATCGCATTGGGCGCTACGCCGGTCTATTTTGCCGGGCTGCTTGCCGGCTGGGCCGCGCACGGCCGTACGAGTGATGCGCACTACAGGCAGATTACGCTGTCGCTGGTGGTTCTGTCTGCGTTCCTGGCGCTGCCGTGGTCGGACATCGCGTCCGCTGCCGGGCTTTGA
- the ruvC gene encoding crossover junction endodeoxyribonuclease RuvC: MAEAIRIIGLDPGLRRTGWGVVESQGNALRFVASGTVTSDDREDLAARLCQLHDGIYAIIGQYAPEEAAVEQTFVNANPASTLKLGQARGIAMLVPARAGLRVAEYAPNAVKKSVIGVGHGDKAQIRMMVRVLLPKATFESDDAADALAIAICHAHHRQSAAYRIAALT; this comes from the coding sequence ATGGCAGAGGCGATTCGTATCATCGGGCTTGACCCCGGGCTTCGACGCACCGGATGGGGCGTCGTCGAGAGCCAGGGAAATGCGCTGCGTTTCGTCGCCTCCGGCACCGTCACGTCCGACGACAGGGAAGACCTGGCTGCCCGGCTGTGCCAGCTCCATGACGGCATCTACGCGATCATCGGCCAGTATGCGCCCGAGGAAGCCGCGGTCGAGCAGACCTTCGTCAACGCCAATCCCGCTTCGACGCTGAAGCTCGGCCAGGCGCGGGGCATCGCCATGCTGGTGCCGGCGCGCGCCGGGCTGCGAGTGGCCGAATACGCGCCCAACGCGGTCAAGAAATCGGTGATCGGCGTCGGACATGGCGACAAGGCGCAGATCCGCATGATGGTGCGCGTGCTGCTGCCCAAGGCGACGTTCGAGAGCGACGACGCCGCCGACGCGTTGGCGATCGCGATCTGCCACGCGCATCACCGCCAGAGCGCCGCCTATCGCATCGCAGCCTTGACCTGA
- a CDS encoding bile acid:sodium symporter family protein, with protein sequence MNMQSSAALSIGLPVVLCIVMLGLGLSLKLDDFRRVLQQPQAVLIGLFCQIIILPIICYGLTYASGLPPAIAVGMMLLAASPGGTSATLYTHLARGDVALSITLTALTSVLSIVMVPFIANFALARFYGEASAVYLELSLVAQIFVIAVVPAMIGVLVQSRYPVLARRLDRPVKLLATLFLAAIVIFALVSQWGLVVTWGVTILTVVLPFNLMSLAVGYLVPRLFRIEYRQAIALAMSIGVHNAALVIAIALSEQMLNNPEMAIPPAAYGLLAYITSGVLVWVVNRRQAVAAKRSPD encoded by the coding sequence ATGAACATGCAATCAAGCGCGGCATTGAGCATCGGGTTGCCGGTGGTCCTGTGCATCGTCATGCTGGGCTTGGGGCTGTCGCTCAAGCTCGACGATTTTCGCCGCGTCCTGCAGCAGCCGCAGGCGGTGCTGATCGGACTGTTCTGCCAGATCATCATCCTGCCGATCATCTGCTACGGCCTGACCTACGCATCCGGACTTCCGCCGGCGATCGCGGTGGGAATGATGCTGCTGGCCGCCAGTCCCGGCGGCACGTCCGCGACGCTCTACACGCATCTCGCGCGAGGCGACGTGGCGCTCAGCATCACCTTGACCGCCCTGACGTCCGTCCTGTCCATCGTCATGGTGCCGTTCATTGCCAACTTCGCGCTCGCCCGGTTCTATGGCGAAGCGTCGGCGGTATATCTGGAACTGAGCCTGGTGGCGCAGATCTTCGTCATCGCGGTGGTTCCAGCCATGATCGGCGTGCTTGTCCAGAGCCGCTACCCGGTCCTCGCACGGCGCCTCGATCGCCCGGTCAAGTTGCTTGCGACGCTGTTCCTCGCAGCCATCGTCATCTTCGCGCTGGTCAGCCAGTGGGGGCTCGTCGTGACCTGGGGCGTCACGATCCTCACCGTGGTCCTGCCTTTCAACCTGATGAGCCTGGCAGTCGGCTATCTCGTCCCGCGGCTGTTCCGGATCGAGTATCGCCAGGCAATCGCCCTGGCCATGTCGATCGGCGTGCACAATGCCGCGCTGGTGATCGCGATCGCCCTCTCGGAGCAGATGCTCAACAATCCCGAGATGGCCATACCGCCCGCCGCCTACGGGCTGCTTGCTTACATCACCAGTGGCGTGCTGGTCTGGGTGGTGAACCGGCGTCAGGCGGTTGCGGCCAAGCGGTCGCCGGACTGA
- the ruvA gene encoding Holliday junction branch migration protein RuvA, with protein MIGKLKGVVDEIGEDHCIVDVHGVGYVAYCSTRTLAALPSPGEAVILHIETYVREDMIRLYGFGSALEREWFLLLLSNVQGVGAKVALAILSTLSPSDLANAIALKDIAMVSRAPGVGKKVAERIVIELKNKAPAFSGAPSGTIGLMQELGEGVAAAPVADAVSALVNLGYSRDVAATAVANAVKSAGEGADSAKLIRLGLKELAR; from the coding sequence GTGATCGGCAAGCTCAAGGGCGTGGTGGACGAGATCGGCGAGGACCACTGCATCGTCGACGTGCACGGCGTCGGCTACGTCGCCTACTGCTCGACCCGCACGCTGGCCGCGCTCCCCTCTCCAGGGGAGGCGGTCATCCTGCACATCGAGACCTATGTACGCGAGGACATGATCCGGCTCTACGGGTTCGGTTCGGCATTGGAACGCGAATGGTTCCTGCTGCTGCTCAGCAACGTGCAGGGCGTCGGCGCCAAGGTGGCGCTGGCGATCCTGTCGACGCTGTCGCCCTCCGACCTCGCCAATGCGATCGCGCTGAAGGACATCGCGATGGTCTCGCGCGCGCCGGGCGTCGGCAAGAAGGTCGCCGAGCGCATCGTCATCGAACTGAAGAACAAGGCGCCCGCCTTCTCCGGCGCGCCGAGCGGCACGATCGGCCTGATGCAGGAGCTCGGCGAAGGGGTTGCAGCGGCACCGGTCGCTGACGCCGTCTCGGCGCTGGTCAACCTCGGCTACTCGCGCGACGTGGCCGCGACGGCCGTGGCGAACGCGGTCAAGTCCGCCGGCGAGGGAGCGGATTCGGCCAAGCTGATCCGGCTCGGGCTGAAGGAATTGGCGCGATAG
- a CDS encoding AbrB/MazE/SpoVT family DNA-binding domain-containing protein codes for MGFIATMSSKGQLTIPKDVRDELKLATGTQLYISVRDGELVARPKNRNIADLAGILGTPTVGAGAAIEDLDEAIGEALAEDDKRIVREWNDLHGKKT; via the coding sequence ATGGGATTTATTGCTACCATGTCCTCGAAAGGACAGCTCACGATCCCGAAGGACGTTCGCGACGAGCTGAAGCTCGCGACGGGCACGCAGCTCTATATCTCGGTTCGAGATGGCGAACTGGTCGCGCGGCCGAAGAACAGGAACATCGCCGATCTCGCCGGCATATTGGGCACGCCGACCGTCGGCGCGGGCGCCGCGATCGAGGACTTAGATGAGGCGATCGGGGAAGCTCTGGCCGAGGATGACAAACGGATCGTTCGGGAGTGGAACGATCTCCACGGGAAGAAGACGTGA
- a CDS encoding PIN domain-containing protein — protein MKALDTNILLRFVMRDDENQFAKASGFLGSRTPEDPAFISLIVLVEFVWTLRQRYGRSRSEILSLVTTLLETRELAFEDEDELSTIIADADRGELADHLISYCARRAGCSATVTFDTRAAKAVPAMELLA, from the coding sequence GTGAAGGCGCTGGACACCAACATACTCCTTCGCTTCGTCATGCGCGACGACGAGAACCAGTTTGCAAAGGCGAGCGGCTTCCTCGGCTCACGAACCCCGGAGGATCCCGCCTTCATCAGCCTGATCGTCCTGGTGGAATTCGTGTGGACGCTGCGCCAGCGCTACGGCCGCAGCCGAAGCGAAATTCTCTCGCTCGTGACGACGCTGCTCGAGACGAGGGAGCTGGCGTTCGAGGATGAAGACGAGCTGTCGACGATAATTGCCGATGCGGATCGCGGCGAGCTTGCCGATCATCTGATCTCCTATTGCGCCCGACGCGCCGGCTGCTCTGCGACGGTCACCTTCGACACACGTGCCGCAAAGGCGGTCCCCGCCATGGAACTCCTCGCATGA